The Streptomyces collinus DNA segment CGTGGGAGTGAGCCGCTTCGTCTTCGCCCAGCCGTACGCCACCTCGGGCCTGTCCCTGGGCCGCCCCGCGGGCTTCGACGGGGACCGGGCGTACTACGTCCTGGAGCTGCTCCTGCTGGCGGTCGCGCTGCTGGCCACGCACGCGCTGCGCCGGGGGCGGACGGGCCGGGCCCTCGCCGCCATGCGGGATCACGAGCGGGGCGCGCAGGCGGCGGGCGTCCGGGTGCCGTCCCTCAAGCTGCTGGCCTTCGTCGCGGGCGCCGCCCTGGCCGCGCTGGGCGGCGGCATGCTCGGCATGGGCCTGCGTGCCTTCGACGCGGGCGCCTACGACCCCGTGCGCGGCCTGCTGTGGTTCGCGGCGGTGGTGGTGCTGGGCTCCGACAGCACGCTCGGCGCCCTCGCGGCGGCGGCTCTCCTGGTCGGGCTGGACGCGGGCACCCGGGGCGGTGTCGCGGCGGCCCTGATCGGCGTCCTGGCGATCCTGGTGGGCCGCTTCCCGGGCGGCCCGTACGAAGCCCTGCGCACGGCCACGGAACGCCTCCGGCTGCGCCACACCCCGGGCCTGACTCCGGCGGGCGCCCGGGCCCGCGGGATGCTGCGCCCCGCGGAGGCGCGGGCGGCTCCGAGGGCTCCGGTGCCGAGCGGGGCGACACGCGTGGCTCACAGGGCAGGAACACCCACCCGGCGCAAGCACCCGGACGGCGACAGCCACCCGCCACCCGGCCCACCGGGCCGGGCCGTCCCCGGCCTGGGAGACGCCTCTCCGCCCGCACCCCCGACCGCCGCTCCCCTCCTCACCGCCCGCCGGCTCCACGCCCACTACGGCGGCTTCACCGCCCTCGACGGAGTGGAGCTGGACCTCTCCCCCGGCCGGATCACCGCGGTCGTCGGGCCCAACGGGGCCGGGAAGAGCACCCTGTTCCACTGTCTGGCGGGGACGTTGCCGCCCGCGCGTGGGACCGTGCGGCTCGGCGGGCGGGACATCACCGCGCTGCCCGCCCATGCCCGCGCCCGGCTCGGTGTCGCACGGACGTTCCAGCAACTGGCCGTCTTCCCGTCGCTGACCGTGGCCGAGAACGTCCGGGTCGGCGCCGAGCAGGGCCGGGTGACCGACCCGGGCGCGGTGGAGCGCGCCCTCAGGCTGCTCGGGCTCGACGGGCCCCTGCGCGCACGGCCCGCCGCCGGGCTGCCCACCGGGACGCTGCGCCGGGTCGAACTGGCCCGGGTCCTCGCGGGAAGCCCCCGCGTCCTGCTCCTCGACGAGCCCGCCGCCGGGCTCGACACCGCCGAAGTGACCGTCCTGGCCCGGGTCCTGAAGGCGCTGGCCGCCGACGGCACGGCCCTCCTCGTCGTCGAGCACGACCTGGACCTGGTGGCCGGCCTCGCCGACGTCGTGCACGTGATGACCGCGGGCCGGATCGTCGCCTCCG contains these protein-coding regions:
- a CDS encoding branched-chain amino acid ABC transporter permease/ATP-binding protein; the encoded protein is MSSLTYDLTLAGLSVGSAAALTGIGLIVTYRATGVLNFAHGAIAMVCAYVLRQCVVEWGWPLWLGAVVTLLVLAPGLGVVLERFVFRPLAVLGGDPAQTLVASIGVFVLLVGGAALLWGQGARDDAPVLVPDEPWGQLAVVLVLAAGVAAMVRRTRFGRELRAVVDDRRLAELGGIDADRVAATGWAFGAFTAGLTGVLLAPYVRLDPYGLSLLVMEVVAVAVAARMRSLPVAVVVALGIGVAQSQLTRLHPSGWAEPLLQAVGTNLFVVALLVAALVLPGVGERDALPRTATARVPTPPGAWIVVLVLFLLPLGFAGQDLHTSVQVPALAVILLSLVVVTGRGGQISLGQAAYAGLGALFTALLAAGRFPGLPALPELAALGVSVVLVAPLGLLTGWPAIGRRGLALALATFAVGVGVSRFVFAQPYATSGLSLGRPAGFDGDRAYYVLELLLLAVALLATHALRRGRTGRALAAMRDHERGAQAAGVRVPSLKLLAFVAGAALAALGGGMLGMGLRAFDAGAYDPVRGLLWFAAVVVLGSDSTLGALAAAALLVGLDAGTRGGVAAALIGVLAILVGRFPGGPYEALRTATERLRLRHTPGLTPAGARARGMLRPAEARAAPRAPVPSGATRVAHRAGTPTRRKHPDGDSHPPPGPPGRAVPGLGDASPPAPPTAAPLLTARRLHAHYGGFTALDGVELDLSPGRITAVVGPNGAGKSTLFHCLAGTLPPARGTVRLGGRDITALPAHARARLGVARTFQQLAVFPSLTVAENVRVGAEQGRVTDPGAVERALRLLGLDGPLRARPAAGLPTGTLRRVELARVLAGSPRVLLLDEPAAGLDTAEVTVLARVLKALAADGTALLVVEHDLDLVAGLADVVHVMTAGRIVASGPPGRVLDALEPGAGR